The following are from one region of the Chromobacterium phragmitis genome:
- the smpB gene encoding SsrA-binding protein SmpB, with amino-acid sequence MSIIQNRKAFHDYFIEEKLEAGLVLEGWEVKAIRAGRVQLKESYVDWKNGAFWLIGCHITPLQSASTHVKPDPVRPRKLLMSQEQINRFIGKVERAGYTMMALDLHYAKGNVKAEVGLAKGKKLHDKRDTEKDREWQREKQRVMKNQRGAA; translated from the coding sequence ATGAGCATCATCCAGAACCGCAAGGCTTTCCACGACTACTTCATCGAGGAAAAACTCGAGGCCGGGCTTGTGCTGGAAGGGTGGGAAGTCAAGGCCATCCGCGCCGGCCGCGTGCAGCTGAAGGAAAGCTACGTCGATTGGAAAAACGGCGCCTTCTGGCTGATAGGCTGCCACATCACTCCGCTGCAGTCCGCCTCCACCCACGTCAAGCCAGACCCTGTTCGCCCGCGCAAACTGCTGATGTCGCAAGAGCAAATCAATCGCTTCATCGGCAAGGTGGAACGCGCCGGCTACACCATGATGGCGCTGGATCTGCATTACGCCAAAGGCAACGTCAAGGCCGAAGTGGGCCTGGCCAAGGGCAAGAAGCTGCACGATAAGCGCGACACCGAGAAAGACCGCGAATGGCAGCGCGAGAAGCAGCGCGTGATGAAGAACCAACGGGGCGCGGCATGA
- the guaA gene encoding glutamine-hydrolyzing GMP synthase: MGMDKILILDFGSQVTQLIARRVREAHVYCELHSFDMPIEEIQAFAPKAIILSGGPNSVYESDYQADPKLFELGVPVLGICYGMQFMAQTLGGKVESGDKREFGYAQIKARHHSKLLEGLQDQIDDAGNGYLDVWMSHGDKVTALPAGFQVIAETPSCPYAAMADEARGFYGVQFHPEVTHTKRGTEIIHRFVLHVAGCKPSWTMPNYIDEAVKKIREQVGDEEVILGLSGGVDSSVAAALIHRAIGDQLTCVFVDHGLLRLNEGKMVMEMFAQNLGVKVVHVQAEADFMAKLAGESDPEKKRKIIGAEFIEVFDRESGKLTNAKWLAQGTIYPDVIESAGAKTKKAHTIKSHHNVGGLPEDMNLKLLEPLRELFKDEVRQLGVALGLPHDMVYRHPFPGPGLGVRILGEVKKEYADLLRQADAIFIEELRNTVDEKTGKNWYELTSQAFAVFLPVKSVGVMGDGRTYDYVVALRAVVTSDFMTAHWAELPYSLLGRASNRIINEVRGINRVVYDVSGKPPATIEWE, from the coding sequence ATAGGCATGGACAAGATCCTCATTCTCGACTTCGGCTCCCAGGTCACCCAGCTGATCGCCCGCCGCGTACGCGAAGCTCACGTTTACTGTGAGCTTCATTCTTTCGACATGCCCATCGAAGAGATCCAGGCCTTCGCGCCCAAGGCTATCATTCTGTCCGGCGGCCCCAATTCGGTGTACGAGTCCGACTACCAGGCCGATCCCAAACTGTTCGAGCTGGGCGTGCCGGTGCTGGGCATCTGCTACGGCATGCAGTTCATGGCCCAGACCCTGGGCGGCAAGGTGGAAAGCGGCGACAAGCGCGAGTTCGGCTACGCCCAGATCAAGGCCCGCCACCACTCCAAGCTGCTGGAAGGTCTGCAGGACCAGATCGACGACGCCGGCAACGGCTATCTCGACGTCTGGATGAGCCACGGCGACAAAGTGACCGCGCTGCCGGCCGGCTTCCAAGTGATCGCCGAAACCCCATCCTGCCCGTACGCAGCGATGGCCGACGAAGCCCGCGGCTTCTACGGCGTGCAGTTCCACCCGGAAGTGACCCACACAAAGCGCGGCACTGAAATCATCCACCGCTTCGTGCTGCACGTGGCCGGCTGCAAACCCAGCTGGACCATGCCCAACTACATCGATGAAGCGGTGAAGAAGATCCGCGAGCAAGTCGGCGACGAAGAAGTGATCCTCGGCCTGTCCGGCGGCGTGGACTCCTCGGTGGCCGCCGCGCTGATCCATCGCGCCATCGGCGACCAACTCACCTGCGTCTTCGTCGACCACGGCCTGCTGCGCCTGAACGAAGGCAAGATGGTGATGGAAATGTTCGCCCAGAACCTGGGCGTCAAGGTGGTCCATGTGCAGGCCGAAGCCGACTTCATGGCCAAGCTGGCCGGCGAGTCCGACCCAGAGAAGAAGCGCAAGATCATCGGCGCCGAATTCATCGAAGTCTTCGACCGCGAGTCCGGCAAGCTGACCAACGCCAAGTGGCTGGCCCAGGGCACCATCTACCCGGACGTGATCGAATCGGCCGGCGCCAAGACCAAGAAGGCGCACACCATCAAGAGCCACCACAATGTGGGCGGCCTGCCGGAAGACATGAACCTGAAACTGCTGGAGCCGCTGCGCGAGCTGTTCAAGGACGAAGTCCGCCAGCTGGGCGTAGCCCTGGGCCTGCCGCACGACATGGTCTATCGCCATCCGTTCCCGGGCCCGGGCCTGGGCGTGCGCATCCTGGGCGAAGTGAAGAAGGAATACGCCGACCTGCTGCGCCAGGCCGACGCCATCTTCATCGAAGAGCTGCGCAACACCGTCGACGAGAAGACCGGCAAGAACTGGTACGAACTGACCAGCCAGGCCTTCGCCGTGTTCCTGCCGGTGAAGTCCGTCGGCGTGATGGGCGACGGCCGCACTTACGACTACGTCGTCGCATTGCGCGCCGTGGTGACCAGCGACTTTATGACCGCCCACTGGGCGGAGCTGCCCTACAGCCTGCTGGGCCGCGCGTCCAACCGCATCATCAACGAAGTCCGCGGCATCAACCGCGTGGTTTACGACGTATCCGGCAAACCGCCGGCGACGATCGAGTGGGAGTGA
- a CDS encoding MFS transporter — MTDSRSTPLTRTDYKTLGLAALGGALEIYDFIIFAFFATTLSKLFFPPDMPEWLRLLQTFGIFATGYLARPLGGILMAHFADRLGRKRVFSLTILMMAGPCLLIGLMPTYADIGILAPLVLLSLRILQGAAVGGEVPSAWSFVAEHAPPGRRGYALGVLQAGLTFGYLLGALTATFLARVFTPQEMLDYAWRIPFLLGGPFGLLGVWLRRWLSETPVFLAMRERQTERASYPLANVLRRHKGALLPAAALTCVLTSAVVVLVVVTPTLLQQRFGLHADHAFALSSVGIVFLNIGCVIAGHVCDRIGQRRSLLLYCLLLPIGIAALYADLIGNWGWTGLAYAFAGLCCGIVGVVPSIMVGMFPADVRVSGISFTYNIAYSAWASVTPLLLIAAMPWSPWICVLYCALLALAGLLCAGVARRAQEPSLDEALYQHG, encoded by the coding sequence ATGACTGACTCCCGATCCACCCCGCTCACCCGCACCGATTACAAGACGCTGGGCCTGGCCGCGCTGGGCGGCGCGCTGGAAATCTACGATTTCATCATCTTCGCCTTCTTCGCCACCACGCTGAGCAAGTTGTTCTTCCCGCCGGACATGCCTGAATGGCTGCGGCTGCTGCAAACCTTCGGCATCTTCGCCACAGGCTACCTGGCGCGGCCGCTGGGCGGCATCCTGATGGCGCATTTCGCCGACCGGCTGGGCCGCAAGCGCGTGTTCAGCCTCACCATTCTGATGATGGCCGGCCCCTGTCTATTGATAGGCCTGATGCCCACCTATGCCGACATCGGCATCCTCGCCCCGCTGGTTTTGCTGTCGCTGCGCATCCTGCAGGGCGCGGCGGTTGGCGGAGAAGTGCCCAGCGCCTGGTCCTTTGTCGCCGAACACGCGCCACCCGGCCGCCGCGGCTACGCGCTGGGCGTGCTTCAGGCCGGTCTGACCTTCGGCTATCTGCTGGGCGCGCTGACCGCCACCTTTCTCGCCCGCGTGTTCACGCCGCAGGAAATGCTGGACTACGCCTGGCGCATTCCCTTCCTGCTGGGCGGCCCCTTCGGCCTCCTGGGCGTATGGCTGCGTCGCTGGCTGAGCGAAACGCCGGTATTCCTGGCGATGCGCGAGCGCCAGACCGAGCGCGCGTCCTACCCGCTGGCCAACGTGCTCCGCCGCCATAAGGGCGCGCTGCTGCCGGCCGCGGCGCTGACCTGCGTCCTCACCTCGGCGGTGGTGGTGCTGGTGGTGGTGACGCCCACACTGCTGCAGCAACGGTTCGGCCTGCACGCGGACCACGCCTTCGCGCTCAGCAGCGTCGGCATCGTGTTTCTCAATATCGGCTGCGTGATCGCCGGCCACGTCTGCGACCGAATCGGGCAACGCCGCAGCCTGCTGCTGTATTGTCTGCTGCTGCCGATAGGCATCGCCGCGCTGTACGCGGACCTGATCGGCAACTGGGGCTGGACCGGCCTCGCCTACGCCTTCGCCGGTCTGTGCTGCGGCATCGTCGGCGTAGTGCCGTCCATCATGGTGGGCATGTTTCCCGCAGACGTGCGCGTGTCGGGCATCTCGTTCACCTACAACATCGCCTACTCGGCCTGGGCCAGCGTCACGCCGCTGCTGCTGATCGCGGCCATGCCGTGGAGTCCATGGATTTGCGTGCTGTACTGCGCGCTGCTGGCGCTGGCGGGGCTGCTCTGCGCCGGCGTCGCCCGCCGCGCGCAGGAACCTTCGCTGGACGAGGCGCTCTACCAACATGGATAG
- a CDS encoding DUF883 family protein — protein MSTAASAKEKEQLLDDVRQVLNSTEELINTAVDDGSQHSKELRKRLSDKLGTAKAKLRDAEVAVVGKAKEAAKATDQYVHDNPWKSIGIAAGVGFLLGMLVSRR, from the coding sequence ATGTCCACTGCCGCTAGCGCCAAGGAAAAAGAACAATTGCTGGATGACGTGCGCCAGGTGCTGAACAGCACCGAAGAGTTGATCAACACCGCCGTCGACGACGGCAGCCAGCACAGCAAGGAGCTGCGCAAACGCCTGTCCGACAAGCTGGGCACCGCCAAAGCCAAGCTGCGCGACGCCGAAGTGGCCGTAGTGGGCAAGGCCAAGGAAGCCGCCAAGGCCACCGACCAATACGTGCACGACAACCCGTGGAAATCCATCGGCATCGCCGCCGGCGTGGGCTTCCTGCTGGGCATGCTGGTATCCCGCCGCTAA
- a CDS encoding phage holin family protein, with protein sequence MSDPAQAPRPGTLRSFAGGLASLLLTRAELAALEAQELKDEIVGNLLQGMLGMVLLGCGLIAAVLALWALTPAPWRIAVMAGLALLLCGGGLSLLLALRRRLRRQAPPFSATLEETRKDWAALGPGGERA encoded by the coding sequence ATGTCCGATCCCGCTCAAGCCCCCCGCCCCGGCACCCTTCGTTCGTTCGCGGGCGGCTTGGCGTCGCTGCTGCTGACCCGTGCCGAACTCGCCGCGCTGGAAGCGCAAGAGCTGAAAGACGAGATTGTCGGCAATTTGCTGCAAGGCATGCTGGGCATGGTGCTGCTGGGCTGCGGCCTGATCGCCGCGGTGCTGGCGCTGTGGGCGCTGACGCCGGCACCATGGCGCATCGCCGTCATGGCCGGCTTGGCGCTGTTGCTGTGCGGCGGCGGACTTAGCCTGCTGCTGGCGCTGCGGCGACGCTTGCGCCGACAGGCGCCGCCGTTTTCCGCCACGCTGGAAGAAACCCGCAAGGATTGGGCCGCTCTGGGTCCAGGTGGGGAACGCGCATGA
- the tadA gene encoding tRNA adenosine(34) deaminase TadA, whose product MTLSSPPLPPTAISWLAQLNIHTRQQLRDRGAVTVFLQLKAAGHTATRRLLFALEAAARGIHWQQLRDDDKAELLRLLSAHPPVALPPDARDCRRHMQLARELAAQAAAEGEVPVGALVVKDGEIIGRGYNQPIGRHDPSAHAEMQALRDAAARLGNYRLDGCDLYVTLEPCPMCSGAILHARVSRVIYGAADAKTGAAGSTIDLFADPRLNHHAAVFGGVEAEACAEQLSAFFRQRRQSAGEA is encoded by the coding sequence GTGACGCTTTCTTCCCCACCGCTGCCGCCGACGGCCATATCCTGGCTGGCCCAGCTGAATATTCATACCCGCCAGCAGTTGCGCGACCGCGGCGCGGTCACCGTCTTTCTGCAATTGAAAGCCGCCGGCCACACCGCCACCCGACGACTGTTGTTCGCGCTGGAGGCCGCTGCCCGCGGCATACACTGGCAGCAACTGCGGGATGACGACAAAGCCGAGCTGCTGCGCCTGCTATCCGCCCATCCGCCGGTGGCCCTGCCGCCGGATGCTCGCGATTGCCGCCGCCACATGCAGCTGGCGCGGGAGCTGGCGGCGCAGGCCGCAGCCGAGGGCGAAGTGCCGGTGGGCGCGCTGGTGGTGAAGGACGGAGAGATCATCGGCCGCGGCTACAATCAGCCGATAGGCCGCCACGACCCGTCCGCCCACGCCGAAATGCAGGCGCTGCGCGACGCCGCCGCGCGCCTGGGCAACTACCGGCTCGACGGCTGCGACCTCTACGTGACGCTGGAGCCCTGCCCGATGTGCAGCGGCGCCATCCTGCACGCGCGCGTCTCCCGCGTGATCTACGGCGCCGCCGACGCCAAGACCGGAGCGGCCGGGAGCACCATCGACCTGTTCGCCGATCCGCGGCTCAACCACCACGCGGCGGTATTCGGCGGCGTGGAGGCGGAAGCCTGCGCCGAACAGCTATCCGCCTTCTTCCGCCAACGGCGGCAATCGGCCGGGGAGGCCTGA
- a CDS encoding L,D-transpeptidase, with the protein MRRLIAILLACLAGQSFGAGIDDAALILQAQTDGPLRATHPNTRHYGAPWVWVSVKSQTLRLLDGWGLIQKEYVVSTAKNGVGETSGSYQTPRGWHSVCEKLGDGAEENTIIFRRKVTPWKYTPELHAQYPNKDWILTRILWLCGQEPGLNQGGNVDSYDRAIYIHGAGDHVPWGRPSSLGCVRMKNRDVIELFDAVPNGTDVWIDENS; encoded by the coding sequence ATGCGCCGGCTCATCGCCATTCTGCTCGCCTGCCTGGCCGGCCAGTCCTTCGGAGCCGGCATCGACGACGCGGCGCTGATCCTGCAGGCGCAAACCGATGGCCCGCTGCGCGCCACCCATCCCAACACCCGCCATTACGGCGCGCCCTGGGTCTGGGTAAGCGTCAAATCGCAAACGCTTCGCCTGTTGGACGGATGGGGCCTGATACAGAAGGAATACGTGGTCTCCACCGCCAAAAACGGCGTGGGCGAAACGAGCGGCAGCTACCAGACCCCGCGCGGCTGGCACAGCGTCTGCGAAAAATTGGGCGACGGCGCCGAGGAAAACACCATTATTTTCCGGCGCAAGGTGACGCCGTGGAAATACACGCCCGAGCTGCACGCCCAGTATCCGAACAAGGACTGGATCCTCACCCGCATCCTGTGGCTATGCGGACAGGAGCCCGGCCTGAACCAGGGCGGCAACGTGGACAGCTATGATCGCGCCATCTACATCCACGGCGCCGGAGATCATGTACCATGGGGCCGTCCCAGCTCGCTGGGCTGCGTCCGCATGAAAAACCGCGATGTGATTGAACTGTTCGATGCCGTGCCCAACGGCACCGACGTATGGATAGACGAGAACTCCTGA
- a CDS encoding DUF2721 domain-containing protein — MHSALNLATPALLFPAVSLLLLAYTNRFLGLAGIIRNLYEEYRDSQDQKILRQIGNLRTRITLIKWMQFMGIASLFLCTVAMFQIYTGWQATGEVTFGASLLCMIASLAVSLLELVRSSDALNILLSDLQAEYDRRH, encoded by the coding sequence ATGCATTCCGCCCTGAACTTGGCCACTCCGGCCCTGCTGTTTCCCGCCGTCTCGCTGCTGCTCTTGGCCTACACCAACCGTTTCCTGGGGCTGGCCGGCATCATCCGCAACCTGTACGAGGAATACCGCGACAGCCAGGACCAGAAAATCCTGCGCCAGATCGGCAACCTGCGCACCCGCATCACGCTGATCAAGTGGATGCAGTTCATGGGCATCGCCAGCCTATTCCTGTGCACGGTGGCCATGTTCCAGATCTATACCGGCTGGCAGGCCACCGGGGAAGTGACCTTCGGCGCCAGCCTGCTGTGCATGATCGCTTCGCTGGCGGTGTCGCTGCTGGAGCTGGTGCGCTCGTCGGACGCGCTCAACATTCTGCTGTCCGACCTGCAGGCGGAATACGACCGCCGCCATTGA
- a CDS encoding class I SAM-dependent methyltransferase: MELGSVATFNLYSDLYARFRPAYPEALYDWLLPLCPGNQRAWDCATGSGQTAVRLGQNFSRVDATDISSTQLSAAEPHTQVYYRECPAEVTPFDDDCFDLICVSQALHWFHLPSFWPEMERVLKPGGIFAAWGYHHCVVSPEIDRACSVLWSIIEPFWSSRCQLLWDDFRGSGCPLPLLKAPSFTISNDWALDHFLGFLNTTSASKLCKQALGESILDDACQRITRAWGPRGQTRRVDLPLHLMVARKDGAAGLIG; encoded by the coding sequence ATGGAACTCGGCTCCGTCGCCACCTTCAATCTTTACTCCGATCTGTACGCGCGTTTCCGTCCGGCTTACCCGGAAGCGCTGTATGACTGGCTGTTGCCGTTGTGTCCCGGCAACCAGCGCGCGTGGGACTGCGCGACCGGCAGCGGGCAGACGGCGGTCAGGCTGGGACAGAACTTCTCGCGCGTCGACGCCACCGACATCAGTTCCACCCAGTTGTCCGCGGCGGAGCCGCATACACAGGTGTATTACCGCGAATGCCCGGCCGAAGTGACCCCGTTCGACGACGACTGCTTTGACCTGATCTGCGTGTCGCAGGCGCTGCACTGGTTCCATCTGCCGTCGTTCTGGCCGGAAATGGAGCGGGTGCTGAAGCCAGGCGGCATTTTCGCCGCCTGGGGCTATCACCATTGCGTGGTGTCGCCGGAAATCGACCGCGCCTGCAGCGTGCTGTGGTCCATCATCGAGCCGTTCTGGTCCAGCCGCTGCCAGCTGTTGTGGGACGATTTCCGCGGCAGCGGCTGTCCGTTGCCGCTGTTGAAGGCGCCCAGCTTCACCATCAGCAACGATTGGGCGCTGGATCATTTCCTGGGCTTTCTCAACACCACGTCGGCCAGCAAGCTGTGCAAGCAGGCGCTGGGGGAGAGCATTCTGGACGACGCCTGTCAGCGCATCACCCGCGCCTGGGGGCCGAGAGGCCAGACCCGGCGGGTGGATCTGCCGCTGCACCTGATGGTGGCGCGCAAGGATGGCGCGGCTGGCCTGATCGGCTGA
- a CDS encoding fumarate hydratase yields MTIIRQEDFIQSIADAFQYISCYHPKDYIDALYQAYLNEESIAAKDAMAQILVNSRMCAEGQRPICQDTGIAVVFLKVGMKVQWDAALSVQEMVNEGVRRAYNHPDNKLRASVLLDPAGKRQNSKDNTPAVVHFEIVEGDQVDVICAAKGGGSENKSKLAMLNPSDSIVDWVLKTVPTMGAGWCPPGILGIGIGGTPEKAMLLAKESLMDHVDIHELKAKAAAGAELSRVEALRLELFEKVNALGIGAQGLGGLTTVLDVKILDYPTHAASLPVAMIPNCAATRHIHFHLDGNGPAHLEPPKLEDWPDITYDASNGKRVDLDKITKDEVASWQPGDVLLLNGKILTGRDAAHKRMIDMLNKGEKLPVDFTNRFIYYVGPVDPVRDEVVGPAGPTTATRMDKFTRQMLEQTGLLGMIGKAERGPAAIEAIKDNKAVYLMAVGGSAYLVSKAIKASKVVGFADLGMEAIYEFEVKDMPVTVAVDSCGTSVHNTGPAEWRVKIGKIPVSAA; encoded by the coding sequence ATGACCATCATCCGCCAGGAAGACTTCATCCAGAGCATCGCCGATGCCTTCCAGTACATCAGCTGCTACCACCCGAAGGACTATATCGACGCGCTGTACCAGGCTTACTTGAACGAGGAGAGCATCGCCGCCAAGGACGCGATGGCGCAAATCCTGGTCAACAGCCGCATGTGCGCCGAAGGCCAGCGCCCGATCTGCCAGGATACCGGCATCGCCGTGGTGTTTCTCAAAGTGGGCATGAAAGTGCAGTGGGATGCCGCTTTGAGCGTGCAGGAGATGGTCAACGAGGGCGTGCGCCGCGCTTACAACCATCCGGACAACAAGCTGCGCGCCTCCGTGCTGCTGGACCCGGCAGGCAAGCGCCAGAACTCCAAGGACAACACCCCGGCCGTGGTGCACTTCGAGATCGTCGAAGGCGACCAGGTGGACGTGATCTGCGCGGCCAAGGGCGGCGGCTCGGAGAACAAGTCCAAGCTGGCGATGCTGAATCCGTCCGACTCCATCGTGGATTGGGTGCTGAAGACGGTGCCGACCATGGGCGCCGGCTGGTGTCCGCCGGGCATCCTCGGCATCGGCATCGGCGGCACGCCGGAAAAGGCCATGCTGCTGGCCAAAGAAAGCCTGATGGACCATGTCGACATCCACGAGTTGAAGGCCAAGGCCGCCGCCGGCGCGGAACTGTCCCGCGTCGAAGCGCTGCGCCTGGAGCTGTTCGAGAAGGTCAACGCGCTGGGCATCGGCGCCCAGGGCCTGGGCGGCCTGACCACGGTGCTGGATGTGAAGATTCTGGACTACCCGACCCACGCGGCCTCGCTGCCGGTGGCGATGATCCCGAACTGCGCCGCCACCCGCCACATCCATTTCCATCTGGACGGCAACGGCCCGGCCCATCTGGAGCCGCCCAAGCTGGAAGACTGGCCGGACATCACCTACGACGCGTCCAACGGCAAGCGCGTGGATCTGGACAAGATCACCAAGGACGAAGTGGCCAGCTGGCAGCCGGGCGATGTGCTGCTGCTGAACGGCAAGATCCTGACCGGCCGCGACGCCGCGCACAAGCGCATGATCGACATGCTGAACAAGGGCGAGAAGCTGCCGGTGGACTTCACCAACCGCTTCATCTACTACGTCGGCCCGGTCGATCCGGTGCGCGATGAAGTGGTCGGCCCGGCCGGCCCCACCACCGCCACCCGCATGGACAAGTTCACGCGCCAGATGCTGGAGCAGACCGGCCTGTTGGGCATGATAGGCAAGGCCGAGCGCGGCCCGGCGGCGATCGAGGCGATCAAGGACAACAAGGCGGTGTACCTGATGGCGGTGGGCGGTTCCGCCTACCTGGTGTCCAAGGCGATCAAGGCGTCCAAGGTGGTGGGCTTCGCCGACCTGGGCATGGAGGCGATCTACGAGTTCGAGGTCAAGGACATGCCGGTGACGGTGGCGGTGGATTCCTGTGGCACCTCGGTGCACAACACCGGCCCGGCGGAATGGCGAGTGAAGATTGGAAAGATTCCGGTCAGCGCGGCCTGA
- a CDS encoding MgtC/SapB family protein gives MHYNLHNLFDLDWFGLLHSLVCLTMAFICGTVIGLERQYRQRTAGLRTNALVAVSAAAFVNMALQLDGSGSASRVVAYVVSGVGFLGAGTIMKEGLNVRGLNTAATLWGSAATGACAGAGMLGQAILTAVFVLAVNTLLRPVVNSINRRPLDDDSSEVTYQLCVIASRDEQKRVLAQVSGMLEQANYPVGDLDVEAFSDNEVEMTATLLATSVDSDELDRIAAELAGNPYIHQAYWNTSTSE, from the coding sequence ATGCATTACAACCTGCACAATCTGTTCGATCTCGACTGGTTCGGACTGCTGCATTCACTGGTCTGCCTGACCATGGCCTTTATCTGCGGCACGGTGATCGGCCTGGAGCGGCAGTACCGCCAGCGCACCGCCGGCTTGCGCACCAACGCGCTGGTGGCGGTCAGCGCCGCGGCCTTCGTCAATATGGCGTTGCAGCTGGACGGCAGCGGCAGCGCGTCGCGGGTGGTGGCTTACGTGGTGTCTGGCGTCGGCTTCCTCGGCGCGGGCACCATCATGAAAGAGGGCTTGAACGTCCGCGGCCTCAATACCGCCGCCACCTTGTGGGGGTCGGCCGCCACCGGCGCCTGCGCCGGCGCCGGCATGCTTGGCCAGGCCATATTGACCGCCGTGTTCGTGCTGGCGGTCAACACGCTGTTGCGGCCGGTGGTCAACTCCATCAACCGACGCCCGCTGGATGACGACTCCAGCGAAGTGACCTACCAGCTGTGCGTGATCGCCAGCCGCGACGAGCAGAAGCGGGTGCTGGCCCAGGTGAGCGGCATGCTGGAGCAGGCCAACTATCCGGTGGGCGATCTGGACGTGGAAGCGTTCAGCGACAACGAGGTGGAGATGACCGCCACCCTGCTGGCCACCTCGGTGGATTCGGATGAACTGGACCGCATCGCCGCCGAGCTGGCGGGCAACCCCTACATCCATCAGGCGTATTGGAACACCAGCACCAGCGAATGA
- a CDS encoding DMT family transporter encodes MAMLFPLLAVLIWAANVIVSKAAAQVLDPAAISIYRWLLAALVLTPFCLPQLRRRARELKPWLGKLLALSALGMVMFQCLAYYAAHSTSATNMGVITALVPLLGLLLNAAAFRQRVSAMAWLGVAVSLSGVVYLLGKGDPVSLLANGVNSGDALILAGAASYALYGILLRRWAPPFGAWLNLYLQASLAVLLLLPLTLTARSMAVPAQGVGLVLFAGIGSSLFAAYLWMRGIQRLGSDRTAIFMNLLPLFTALLASALLGETIHHYHWLGGGMILLGVALGQGMLNPGRLRRPALAQR; translated from the coding sequence ATGGCCATGCTGTTTCCATTGCTGGCGGTGTTGATCTGGGCCGCCAACGTGATTGTTTCCAAGGCTGCCGCCCAGGTGCTGGACCCGGCGGCGATTTCCATTTACCGCTGGTTGCTGGCGGCGCTGGTGCTGACGCCGTTCTGCCTGCCGCAGCTGCGCCGCCGCGCGCGCGAGCTGAAGCCCTGGCTGGGCAAGCTGCTGGCCTTGTCCGCGCTGGGCATGGTGATGTTCCAGTGCCTGGCGTATTACGCCGCGCACAGCACCAGCGCCACCAATATGGGCGTGATCACCGCGCTGGTGCCGTTGTTGGGCCTGTTGCTGAACGCCGCCGCGTTTCGCCAGCGCGTGAGCGCCATGGCCTGGCTGGGCGTGGCGGTGTCGCTGTCCGGCGTGGTTTACCTGCTGGGCAAGGGCGATCCGGTGAGCCTGCTGGCCAACGGCGTCAACAGCGGCGACGCGCTGATCCTGGCTGGCGCCGCGTCTTATGCCTTGTACGGCATCCTGCTGCGGCGCTGGGCGCCGCCGTTCGGCGCCTGGCTCAATCTCTATCTGCAGGCCAGCCTGGCGGTGTTGCTGCTGCTGCCGCTCACCCTCACCGCGCGCAGCATGGCCGTGCCGGCCCAGGGCGTGGGCCTGGTCTTGTTCGCGGGGATCGGTTCATCCTTGTTCGCCGCCTATCTGTGGATGCGCGGCATCCAGAGGCTGGGCAGCGACCGCACCGCCATCTTCATGAACCTGCTGCCCTTGTTCACCGCTTTGCTAGCCAGCGCGCTGCTGGGCGAAACCATCCACCATTACCATTGGTTGGGCGGCGGCATGATTCTGCTGGGCGTGGCGCTGGGGCAGGGCATGCTCAATCCGGGCAGGCTGCGCCGGCCGGCGCTGGCCCAGCGCTGA